From Paludisphaera rhizosphaerae, the proteins below share one genomic window:
- a CDS encoding efflux RND transporter permease subunit — MIDRIIGWSIRNRVLVLLAACTTAAWGAYAAWVAPVDAIPDLSENQVIVHAEWPGHGPSEIDQQVTTPVGRDLNGVRGVKTIRSSSDFGASTLWVIFDDSVDVATARRRLADRLASSDARDRLPTGVVPRLAPDAPATGQIFWYTIEGGSLDLGRLRAIQDWYVKPQLAAVTGVAEVASVGGMAAEFQVEADPIRLRLHKVALADLVQAVGAGNGASGGGVLHQANAEKVVRSSNWLGQRDGQFDPDQALEDLRRLIVPTLDARTVALEDVASVSLGPQPRRGALEKDGVEVVGGVVLMANGENPLELTRRLKAKVRELAAGLPSGVRIIPMYDRTPLILGAVETVSGTIVEAMLAASLCVVLVLKHLRAALAVALTAPIAVLASFGALELFRRLGVADVQTNAMSLAGLAISIGVLVDSSIVMTENVLHSLHQRFGDQRVRGDTSEIVFNACRQVGRPIVYSILVMLVSFLPVFVLGGLEGRMFRPLAATKTLAMSACAILAVTLVPALSSMLVRGRVRGESASRLVQGIVEVYRPVLDRLIDRPAPLLWILGSTFVVASAAVGSQWLFLTALAGGMLAVGLTSSSLVGRPLGMLTLTLVALVADSTIEPLGREFLTPLDEGMVMDMPISVPRMSITQGVDDLKARDMILCRFPEVAMVVGKLGRAETPTDPAPLDMIETMVEFHPQEYWPARAIAPAEVRRRVADVAAVMVRDGLIAPQEPAALDEIAESTVLLLDAQLREFCYQRNRELFRSAGFDEASWRLAGLSNEALLRWREHVRTLDAELRDRGPALLARLAIEETLQRAGSRNPALTAYIAELKRRRSSLGVVHHQSTTPEHAMSRTATMPSGLSPQPAIDALQEELTETLRSDLTLRRKRREDLIGFGGELDRAVPMPGWTNVWTMPIQNRVDMLSTGVNTMVGVRVLGRDLDQVVTVSQKIAEVLKTVRGAVDVVADPLRGKEVVEVLADRDRASRLGVAVAEINGVVETAMSGTIASTIVAGPERTPIRVRYAREARIDEDSIRAILVRSLPPGSTGPPRLIPLSDVANVVVRDGPASIKGENGLPRNYVRLNVRDRDAADFVAEARQTVRDRVKLPEGCFVEWTGQFEHAARARRTLTIVIPVALALIFGLLWATYRDLADAALVMLAVPGALAGGVVCQWLFGARFSVTIWIGYIACFGMATATGVIMLVYLRDAVASAGGVERLDAPGLRRAVLDGAVHRLRPKLLTEATIVLGLAPMLWAGGVGGEIIRPMAAPVLGGLLIADEVIDLLLPILFYRVRLARLSSKSIHERPAA, encoded by the coding sequence GTGATCGACCGGATCATCGGCTGGTCCATCCGCAACCGAGTCCTGGTGCTGCTGGCCGCCTGCACGACGGCCGCGTGGGGAGCGTATGCGGCCTGGGTCGCGCCGGTGGACGCGATTCCCGACCTGTCCGAAAATCAGGTGATCGTCCACGCCGAATGGCCGGGGCACGGCCCTTCGGAGATCGATCAGCAAGTCACGACTCCCGTCGGCCGCGACCTGAACGGCGTGAGGGGTGTGAAGACGATCCGGTCGTCGAGCGACTTCGGAGCATCGACGCTCTGGGTTATCTTCGACGACTCGGTCGACGTCGCGACGGCTCGCCGGCGGCTCGCCGACCGCCTGGCTTCGTCCGACGCTCGCGACCGCCTCCCGACAGGCGTCGTCCCTCGGCTCGCCCCGGACGCGCCGGCGACGGGGCAGATCTTCTGGTACACGATCGAGGGAGGAAGCCTCGACCTGGGACGCCTCCGCGCGATCCAGGACTGGTACGTCAAACCACAACTGGCCGCCGTGACGGGTGTGGCTGAGGTCGCCAGCGTCGGCGGGATGGCGGCTGAATTTCAAGTCGAGGCCGATCCGATTCGGCTGCGGCTCCACAAGGTCGCCCTGGCCGATCTCGTCCAGGCCGTTGGCGCGGGCAACGGTGCGAGCGGCGGCGGCGTTCTGCACCAGGCGAACGCCGAAAAAGTCGTCCGGTCGTCGAACTGGCTCGGCCAACGCGACGGCCAGTTCGATCCGGACCAGGCCCTTGAGGATCTCCGCCGCCTGATCGTCCCGACGCTCGACGCCCGGACGGTCGCACTGGAGGACGTCGCCTCGGTCTCGCTCGGCCCCCAACCACGTCGAGGAGCCCTCGAGAAGGACGGCGTGGAGGTCGTAGGCGGCGTGGTGCTGATGGCCAATGGGGAAAACCCTCTGGAGTTGACCCGTCGACTCAAGGCGAAGGTCCGCGAGTTGGCCGCTGGGCTGCCGTCGGGCGTGCGGATCATCCCGATGTACGATCGGACGCCGTTGATCCTGGGCGCCGTCGAGACGGTCTCCGGCACAATCGTCGAGGCGATGCTGGCAGCGTCCCTGTGCGTCGTCCTGGTCCTCAAGCACCTGAGGGCCGCTCTGGCCGTCGCGCTGACGGCTCCGATCGCGGTGCTTGCTTCATTCGGGGCGCTGGAACTGTTTCGCCGCCTGGGCGTCGCGGACGTCCAAACGAATGCGATGTCGCTGGCCGGCCTGGCCATCTCGATCGGCGTCCTGGTTGACTCCTCGATCGTGATGACTGAGAACGTGCTGCATTCGCTCCATCAACGCTTTGGCGACCAACGGGTTCGAGGAGATACGTCGGAGATCGTCTTCAACGCGTGCCGTCAGGTCGGGCGGCCGATCGTCTACTCGATCCTCGTGATGCTGGTCTCGTTTCTGCCGGTCTTCGTGTTGGGAGGCCTGGAAGGACGGATGTTTCGACCGCTGGCCGCGACGAAGACTCTGGCGATGTCGGCCTGCGCGATCCTGGCGGTCACGCTCGTCCCGGCACTCTCCTCGATGCTCGTTCGCGGGCGGGTGCGCGGAGAGTCCGCGAGCCGGCTCGTCCAGGGGATCGTCGAGGTCTATCGGCCGGTTCTGGATCGGCTGATCGACCGTCCCGCCCCCTTGCTCTGGATCCTCGGTTCGACGTTCGTCGTCGCCTCGGCCGCGGTAGGGTCTCAATGGCTCTTCCTGACGGCCCTTGCGGGGGGGATGCTCGCGGTGGGGCTGACTTCCTCCAGCCTTGTCGGGCGGCCGCTGGGAATGCTCACGCTGACGCTCGTCGCACTGGTCGCCGATTCGACGATCGAGCCGCTGGGCCGGGAATTCCTCACGCCGCTGGACGAGGGGATGGTCATGGACATGCCGATCTCTGTTCCGCGGATGTCAATCACCCAGGGCGTCGACGACCTCAAAGCTCGTGACATGATCCTCTGCCGATTCCCCGAGGTCGCGATGGTCGTCGGCAAGCTCGGGCGCGCCGAGACGCCGACCGACCCTGCTCCGCTCGACATGATCGAGACCATGGTGGAGTTCCACCCTCAGGAATACTGGCCGGCTCGCGCAATCGCCCCGGCCGAGGTCCGCCGCCGCGTGGCCGACGTCGCCGCCGTGATGGTTCGCGACGGCTTGATTGCGCCCCAGGAGCCAGCCGCGCTCGACGAGATCGCCGAGTCGACGGTCCTTCTGCTCGACGCCCAGTTGCGCGAGTTTTGCTATCAGCGCAACCGCGAGTTGTTCCGTTCGGCGGGCTTTGATGAGGCGTCGTGGCGGTTGGCAGGGCTCTCCAACGAGGCCCTGCTCCGGTGGCGAGAGCACGTCCGGACGCTCGACGCCGAGCTTCGCGATCGCGGTCCCGCACTCCTCGCCCGGCTCGCGATCGAGGAGACGCTGCAACGCGCTGGCTCGCGCAATCCAGCGTTGACCGCTTACATCGCCGAGCTGAAACGGCGGCGTTCCTCGTTGGGGGTCGTCCACCATCAGTCGACCACCCCCGAACACGCGATGTCGCGCACGGCGACGATGCCGTCCGGCCTATCGCCTCAACCCGCGATCGACGCCCTTCAGGAGGAACTGACGGAGACTCTCCGCAGCGACCTAACGCTCCGCCGGAAACGTCGCGAGGACCTGATCGGGTTCGGCGGAGAGCTTGACCGCGCGGTGCCGATGCCCGGCTGGACGAACGTCTGGACGATGCCGATCCAGAACCGCGTGGACATGCTCTCGACGGGCGTCAACACGATGGTCGGCGTGAGGGTCCTCGGTCGCGACCTCGATCAGGTTGTAACGGTCTCCCAGAAGATCGCCGAGGTCCTCAAAACCGTCCGTGGCGCCGTCGACGTCGTCGCGGATCCACTCCGCGGCAAGGAGGTCGTCGAAGTCCTCGCCGATCGCGACCGCGCGTCCCGGCTGGGCGTCGCCGTAGCCGAAATCAACGGCGTCGTGGAGACCGCCATGAGCGGGACGATCGCCTCGACGATCGTCGCCGGCCCCGAGCGGACTCCGATCCGGGTCCGCTACGCGCGAGAGGCCCGCATCGACGAGGACTCGATCCGCGCAATCCTCGTCCGTTCACTCCCCCCGGGCTCCACCGGGCCGCCCAGGCTGATCCCGCTCTCCGATGTGGCCAACGTCGTCGTCCGCGACGGCCCAGCCTCCATCAAGGGGGAGAACGGCCTGCCGCGGAACTATGTACGCCTCAACGTCCGCGACCGCGACGCCGCTGACTTCGTGGCGGAAGCCCGGCAAACGGTTCGAGATCGGGTGAAGCTGCCGGAGGGATGCTTCGTCGAATGGACCGGCCAGTTCGAACACGCGGCCCGCGCTCGACGGACGCTGACCATCGTCATCCCCGTGGCCCTGGCCCTGATCTTCGGCCTGCTCTGGGCGACCTATCGAGATCTTGCGGATGCAGCGCTCGTGATGCTGGCCGTCCCCGGCGCTCTGGCGGGAGGCGTCGTCTGCCAGTGGCTGTTCGGGGCTCGATTCTCGGTCACGATCTGGATCGGCTACATCGCCTGCTTCGGCATGGCCACCGCAACCGGCGTCATCATGCTCGTCTACCTCCGCGACGCCGTGGCGAGCGCCGGGGGCGTCGAACGCCTCGACGCTCCCGGCTTGCGCCGGGCGGTTCTGGACGGAGCCGTGCATCGGCTCCGTCCCAAGCTCCTGACCGAAGCGACGATCGTCCTGGGGCTCGCGCCGATGCTTTGGGCCGGCGGAGTCGGCGGAGAGATCATCCGCCCCATGGCGGCCCCCGTCCTTGGCGGCCTCCTCATCGCCGACGAGGTCATCGACCTATTGCTGCCGATTCTCTTCTATCGCGTCCGGCTTGCGCGTCTTTCAAGCAAGTCGATCCACGAGCGACCCGCTGCCTGA
- a CDS encoding M15 family metallopeptidase, protein MERTANRSGSAWVSRVVVTALMLAGAARAQTPTGTLEDPVIDSAMTEAEAFEGLRAGCPPEVREAQRLFDVVYYGFDGKVHKGQMVAHKDLVDDIRYAFTVALKEKFPIRSAIPVSHPKFRKDGLWDDDLSMEADNSSCFNYRPITGGGRISNHGYGRAIDLNTRENPYVKGQKVLPPGSQYDPKAPGTLTREHPVTQAFVSRGWTWAGDWKAPSPTDYQHFEKPLPKN, encoded by the coding sequence ATGGAGCGGACGGCGAATCGTAGCGGCTCTGCGTGGGTCTCAAGGGTGGTTGTCACGGCGTTGATGCTTGCCGGCGCGGCCCGGGCGCAAACGCCGACGGGGACGCTCGAAGACCCGGTCATCGACAGCGCCATGACCGAGGCCGAGGCTTTTGAGGGCCTGCGCGCCGGCTGTCCGCCCGAGGTTCGCGAAGCCCAGCGCCTGTTCGATGTCGTCTACTATGGCTTCGACGGCAAGGTCCACAAGGGCCAGATGGTCGCCCACAAAGATCTGGTCGACGACATCCGATACGCCTTCACGGTCGCGCTCAAGGAGAAGTTCCCAATCCGCTCGGCGATCCCGGTCTCGCACCCGAAGTTTCGCAAGGACGGCCTGTGGGACGACGACCTCTCCATGGAGGCCGACAACTCGTCGTGCTTCAACTATCGCCCCATCACGGGCGGCGGACGGATCTCCAACCACGGCTATGGCCGCGCGATTGATTTGAACACCCGAGAGAACCCGTACGTCAAGGGCCAGAAGGTCCTCCCCCCCGGCTCGCAATACGATCCGAAGGCTCCCGGAACGCTGACGCGAGAGCACCCCGTGACGCAGGCCTTCGTCTCCCGCGGCTGGACCTGGGCCGGCGACTGGAAGGCCCCCAGCCCCACCGACTATCAGCACTTCGAAAAGCCCCTTCCGAAGAACTGA
- a CDS encoding TolC family protein — protein MRGIRRTLAATSAPAWMLLISAVAAAQTTPLPEALPRQSAEGLTPRSEAAIEAASPRALDVPEPPGLTTATAANLTADITQALEAVPTTGPEGVPINIAAAMQLAGARPLDIAAATARVNQALALLLQARALKIPNINGGVGYYRHDGFNQNLFTGQGFEKGTNALQVGGGPTFNVNLTDAVYAPLAARQVVGSRRADLQAARNDALFSTAQLYFDVQESRGRLAGAEATIVRTEKLLKFAEGLAPSLIAPLEINRARAQLQDVRQYRQTTLRDWRTSAARLAERLLLPPETLLQPIEPPFLRVVVIPPEEVGEDIVRVALASRPEIASQRQLLLAAEKQLRREQMRPLLPNLVIATPGTSSAGALPAGQFYAGVHDQLQTYGGRADWTTAMYWQLTNGGVGNIGLIRQRKAEVNLQEVEVTRIYYRVRSEVSQAMARLDTASRRVPEAEVELKEAVESADKNFVGLRETTRPAGELLTLVVRPQEVVAALQVLNTAFQNYSAAVAEFNRAQFDMYRALGQPAQWVTSLNKPVQVIPGPATDLQPSPIPAPPAPPGPVPAP, from the coding sequence ATGCGAGGAATACGGCGAACCCTGGCCGCGACGTCCGCGCCAGCGTGGATGCTTCTGATCTCGGCCGTCGCCGCCGCCCAGACGACTCCACTTCCCGAGGCGCTCCCGAGGCAATCGGCCGAGGGTTTGACTCCCCGTTCGGAGGCTGCCATCGAGGCGGCCTCCCCTCGCGCGCTGGACGTTCCCGAACCGCCCGGTCTGACCACAGCCACCGCCGCCAACCTGACCGCCGACATCACCCAGGCGCTCGAAGCGGTCCCGACGACCGGCCCTGAGGGGGTCCCCATCAATATAGCGGCCGCGATGCAGCTGGCTGGCGCGCGGCCGCTCGATATCGCGGCGGCGACCGCCCGCGTCAATCAGGCGCTGGCGCTGCTGCTCCAGGCCCGGGCCCTGAAGATCCCCAACATCAACGGCGGCGTCGGCTACTACCGTCACGACGGCTTCAACCAGAACCTGTTCACCGGTCAAGGCTTCGAGAAGGGGACCAACGCCCTGCAGGTCGGCGGCGGGCCGACGTTCAACGTCAACCTTACCGACGCCGTCTACGCTCCGCTGGCCGCGCGTCAGGTCGTCGGCTCACGTCGGGCCGATCTCCAGGCTGCGCGAAACGACGCCCTCTTTTCGACCGCTCAACTTTACTTCGACGTCCAGGAATCGCGAGGCCGTCTGGCAGGAGCCGAGGCCACGATCGTCCGAACCGAGAAGCTCTTGAAGTTCGCCGAGGGCCTGGCCCCGAGCCTGATCGCCCCCCTGGAAATCAACCGTGCTCGGGCCCAGCTTCAGGACGTCCGCCAGTACCGACAGACGACTCTGCGCGATTGGCGAACCTCCGCCGCACGGCTGGCCGAGCGTCTCCTGCTGCCTCCCGAAACGCTGTTGCAGCCGATCGAACCGCCGTTCCTCCGCGTCGTCGTCATCCCCCCCGAAGAAGTGGGCGAGGACATCGTCCGCGTGGCGCTGGCGTCGCGTCCGGAAATCGCCTCGCAGCGTCAACTCCTCCTGGCCGCCGAGAAGCAGCTCCGGCGCGAGCAAATGCGACCATTGCTCCCCAACCTCGTCATTGCGACGCCCGGAACGTCGTCGGCGGGGGCCTTGCCGGCCGGCCAATTCTACGCCGGCGTGCACGACCAGCTCCAGACCTACGGCGGCCGCGCCGACTGGACGACTGCGATGTACTGGCAGCTCACGAACGGCGGCGTCGGCAACATCGGCCTCATCCGCCAGCGCAAGGCCGAGGTCAACCTGCAAGAGGTCGAAGTCACGCGGATCTACTACCGCGTGCGATCGGAGGTCTCCCAGGCGATGGCTCGGCTCGACACGGCGAGCCGACGCGTTCCCGAAGCCGAGGTCGAGTTGAAGGAAGCCGTTGAATCCGCGGACAAGAATTTCGTAGGCCTCCGCGAGACCACTCGCCCCGCCGGCGAGTTGCTGACCCTCGTCGTTCGCCCCCAGGAAGTCGTCGCGGCCTTGCAGGTGCTCAACACGGCCTTCCAGAACTACTCGGCGGCTGTCGCCGAGTTCAATCGAGCCCAGTTCGACATGTACCGGGCGCTCGGCCAGCCGGCCCAGTGGGTGACGTCGCTGAACAAGCCCGTGCAGGTCATTCCCGGTCCGGCGACCGACCTTCAGCCTTCACCGATCCCCGCCCCGCCTGCTCCCCCGGGACCCGTCCCGGCTCCCTGA